In Vibrio japonicus, the following are encoded in one genomic region:
- a CDS encoding ABC transporter permease — translation MTKTKLAHTQLTLRLFSAHYRQAPLQAAAILIGIVLAVTLFVAVQAINLNAERSYAQSTEQLSAQAQNLIVPPAGQRYLPESLYFALRQQGLSASLPVIEGKVRDTQGRRWSVQGSDLIAALSSRSRYSSDSDIEQEVSLFNSALPLPELLAGEPIVMMSQSQHQTLGDVTFMSLDNIKAKVAVLPDEWQLGSRMLMDISFAQQLLNKQGQLSYIAVFSTNGDTGSDALSKWQNIIGEQGQWIANNQSTDLGSLTESFHLNLTAMSLLAFLVGLFIAYNGVKYSLLKRNRLMVQIQQSGIAPTIVLSALLVELTILVTAGASLGFVLGMQLSHWLHPTVALTLEQLYGATLLPGTWQWQWWAQALLLTLAATLLACWQHFKQRVHQPLSSHVGLYQAPETSNENQLFVIGTVLTAIALAGLWISEHHRFTMAWLGVLVVSIPLYLPKTLVALARWSKQRTTSGLLQYLFAELLELIFPLSLAMMALLLAVTANIGMNTLVGSFESTLKQWLNQRLHADIYVSPSQGEIANVERALEHFSNIEKVYKQYYVDDNLQGLPISLGTKDRDTLEQTMVFKSHVADFWQRFYQGELAAISEPTAVKLDLSLGSQLKLNALQNKTQIVGAIFFDYGAPKGEVLIAPKLWRENGFTNLPNSLGIKVSGDKQAMYEQLQQQLDLHPSQLYEQAKIKSTALEIFSQTFAITRALNSVTLMVAVIGLFSACFMLLDARKAAIARLYALGVHRRKLMAMVVGQIAALVCFTLVIALPLGALVGYILTDVVTLRAFGWSLTYLWSWSDALSIAGITIVVAVIATLIPLWRLVSKPMMSSLQSEVL, via the coding sequence ATGACAAAGACTAAGCTCGCGCATACACAACTCACCCTTAGGTTGTTTTCGGCGCATTACCGGCAAGCGCCATTGCAAGCAGCTGCGATTCTGATTGGTATCGTATTAGCTGTGACGTTATTTGTTGCCGTACAGGCCATCAACCTCAATGCCGAGCGCAGCTACGCACAATCCACCGAGCAGCTAAGTGCACAAGCGCAAAATCTTATTGTTCCGCCTGCAGGTCAACGCTATTTACCCGAATCACTCTACTTTGCACTAAGGCAACAAGGATTGAGCGCCTCACTGCCAGTGATTGAAGGAAAAGTCAGGGATACACAAGGCCGTCGTTGGTCAGTACAGGGCAGTGATCTTATTGCCGCACTCTCTTCGAGATCTCGTTACTCCAGTGATTCTGATATCGAGCAAGAGGTTTCCCTGTTTAATAGTGCCCTACCTCTGCCTGAGCTCTTGGCTGGCGAGCCGATTGTCATGATGAGTCAATCCCAACACCAAACTCTAGGTGACGTAACGTTCATGAGTCTGGATAACATCAAAGCCAAAGTGGCTGTGCTACCCGATGAATGGCAACTAGGCAGTCGAATGTTGATGGATATTAGTTTCGCCCAGCAGCTACTTAACAAACAAGGACAACTGAGCTATATCGCCGTTTTTAGTACAAATGGTGATACAGGCAGTGATGCACTCTCGAAATGGCAGAATATAATCGGCGAGCAAGGACAATGGATCGCCAACAACCAAAGCACTGACCTTGGCTCGCTGACGGAAAGTTTCCACCTCAATCTTACTGCAATGAGCTTGTTGGCATTTTTAGTCGGCCTGTTTATCGCCTACAACGGCGTGAAGTACAGCTTGCTCAAACGAAATCGCCTTATGGTACAAATCCAGCAATCCGGCATTGCACCGACCATTGTGTTGTCTGCTTTGTTGGTGGAATTGACAATCCTGGTTACAGCTGGCGCGTCTCTTGGTTTCGTTTTAGGCATGCAATTGAGCCACTGGCTGCACCCGACTGTCGCCTTAACACTTGAGCAGCTTTATGGTGCAACCTTGCTACCCGGAACTTGGCAGTGGCAATGGTGGGCACAGGCGCTCTTGCTCACTTTGGCCGCGACTTTACTCGCGTGTTGGCAGCACTTTAAACAACGAGTTCATCAGCCACTCTCTTCCCATGTCGGATTGTATCAAGCACCAGAAACGTCTAACGAGAATCAACTCTTCGTCATTGGTACGGTGCTTACGGCGATAGCGTTGGCGGGGTTATGGATAAGTGAACATCACCGCTTCACCATGGCATGGCTTGGTGTGTTGGTGGTATCCATTCCTTTGTATCTACCGAAAACGCTTGTTGCGCTCGCTCGTTGGAGCAAACAGCGCACCACATCTGGATTACTCCAATATCTGTTTGCCGAACTGCTTGAATTGATCTTCCCCCTCTCACTCGCCATGATGGCGCTGCTGCTTGCGGTAACCGCCAATATAGGCATGAATACCTTAGTTGGCAGTTTCGAATCCACCTTAAAGCAGTGGCTGAACCAAAGGCTACACGCAGATATTTATGTTAGTCCTTCACAAGGTGAAATCGCCAATGTTGAGCGCGCTCTTGAGCATTTCAGCAACATTGAGAAAGTCTATAAACAGTATTATGTTGACGATAATCTACAAGGTTTACCAATCTCGCTTGGCACCAAAGATAGAGACACCTTAGAACAAACCATGGTGTTTAAATCTCACGTTGCTGATTTTTGGCAGCGCTTCTACCAAGGTGAGTTGGCTGCGATCAGTGAACCAACAGCGGTGAAACTGGATTTATCCCTTGGCAGCCAGTTGAAACTTAATGCGCTGCAAAACAAGACACAGATCGTCGGAGCCATTTTCTTTGACTACGGTGCCCCCAAAGGTGAAGTTTTAATCGCCCCAAAATTGTGGCGAGAGAACGGTTTTACTAACTTACCAAATAGCCTTGGCATCAAAGTGTCCGGAGACAAACAAGCGATGTATGAACAGCTACAACAGCAGCTAGATCTGCATCCAAGCCAGCTCTACGAACAGGCGAAAATTAAGTCCACGGCTTTGGAAATTTTCTCGCAAACTTTTGCGATCACTCGCGCACTTAATAGCGTGACCTTAATGGTGGCCGTGATTGGATTATTCAGCGCCTGCTTTATGTTGCTCGATGCACGTAAAGCCGCCATCGCAAGGTTGTATGCTCTTGGTGTACATCGCCGCAAGCTGATGGCAATGGTCGTTGGGCAAATCGCCGCCTTAGTCTGCTTCACGTTGGTCATCGCTTTACCACTTGGGGCGCTAGTCGGCTATATACTTACTGATGTTGTGACCTTACGTGCTTTTGGCTGGAGCTTAACTTACCTCTGGAGCTGGAGTGATGCGTTGAGTATCGCTGGCATCACCATTGTCGTTGCTGTGATAGCGACCTTGATTCCTCTCTGGCGATTAGTAAGCAAACCTATGATGTCCAGTTTGCAAAGTGAGGTATTGTGA
- a CDS encoding ABC transporter ATP-binding protein — protein MEHPLVTLKNATKSFVDGKETHRVLEQVDFSLTSVSSIALTGASGSGKSTLLNVIAGFEPLTSGEIWLDGENTATWKDTQWSRFRYQKLGVIFQQFNLLTPLNVKQNIAFPLQLNQRKWNEWCDYLVETLGISPLLDRHVSALSGGQQQRVAIARALAHKPKLLLADEPTGNLDQKAGLEVMRLLSDITTQGNTSVLLVTHSPDCAAFMQTRLCLKNGRLNNEHLNNGHLTNDHLADEHLTPEQNSHEQLHDKD, from the coding sequence ATGGAGCACCCGCTTGTCACACTTAAAAATGCCACCAAAAGCTTTGTGGATGGTAAAGAGACACATCGCGTATTGGAACAGGTCGACTTCTCCCTGACAAGCGTATCAAGTATCGCATTAACCGGGGCAAGTGGCAGTGGAAAAAGTACCCTGCTCAATGTGATAGCGGGCTTTGAGCCTCTCACTAGTGGAGAAATATGGTTAGACGGCGAAAACACGGCCACTTGGAAAGACACGCAATGGAGCCGCTTTCGCTATCAAAAGCTCGGCGTCATCTTCCAACAATTCAACCTGCTAACTCCTCTCAACGTTAAGCAAAACATTGCCTTTCCACTGCAATTAAACCAACGAAAATGGAACGAGTGGTGTGACTATCTAGTGGAAACATTGGGCATCAGTCCCCTACTTGATCGACATGTCTCTGCCCTTTCTGGCGGTCAACAACAACGCGTGGCCATTGCCCGTGCTTTAGCCCACAAGCCTAAACTCTTACTTGCAGACGAACCCACAGGTAACCTGGATCAAAAAGCCGGTTTAGAAGTCATGAGGCTACTAAGTGACATCACCACGCAAGGCAACACCTCAGTACTTTTGGTCACTCACAGCCCAGATTGTGCCGCCTTTATGCAGACCCGTTTGTGCTTAAAGAATGGGCGCTTGAACAATGAGCACTTGAACAATGGTCATCTGACTAATGACCACTTAGCTGATGAGCACCTTACTCCTGAACAGAACAGCCACGAGCAGCTCCATGACAAAGACTAA
- a CDS encoding putative 2-aminoethylphosphonate ABC transporter permease subunit, with protein sequence MDQPMTISTPTSVTLTRFSLRWLNGNLLLIVAIFALMALGLILPLGSLLIKSLQDQQGNWIGLSNYAEYLSTPSLSYSVLNSLQIGVMVTALVITLAFTYALALQRTCMPGKKFFKTIAYLPILTPSLLPALALVYLFGKQGYANSLLFGHSIYGPIGIVLGLTFWGFPHALMLITTGLRNIDARMYESAQVLRIGKIKTFFLVTVANSKYGLISAAIVIFTLVICDFGVAKIIGGSFNVLATDIYKQVVGQQNFSMGAVTSAVLLLPAVVSFAIDQRIRSKQQQMISTNSVPYQPQPNKLRDTLALIVCSIIAIAILTVLGTAIYASFVSFWPYNKELTFTHYDFEMNSAYGWAPFVNSLKLSFWVAIIGTILTFVAAYNIEKVKTFPLLSKLIHLTAMLPMAVPGMALGLGYIFFFNQGPNSPLQLMYGTMAILVLNTVTHLYTVGHLTSLTALKQLPNEIESVAKSLKIGTLKTFFKITVPVCTPALLDIFIYLFMNAMTTTSAVVFLYSPDTIVASISVLNMADTGQTASASAMAVMIMLVAGVVKLLHLVAEKYLLNKTQQWRIGR encoded by the coding sequence ATGGATCAACCAATGACTATCTCAACGCCTACATCAGTAACACTAACGCGTTTTAGTTTACGTTGGCTCAATGGAAACTTACTTCTCATCGTGGCCATTTTTGCACTGATGGCACTGGGATTAATTCTCCCTTTAGGCTCACTATTAATTAAAAGCTTGCAAGACCAACAAGGTAATTGGATTGGGCTTTCCAACTATGCAGAGTATCTATCCACGCCTTCGTTAAGCTATTCCGTACTTAACTCATTACAAATCGGTGTAATGGTCACTGCCCTAGTAATTACATTGGCCTTTACTTATGCGTTAGCACTTCAGCGAACTTGTATGCCGGGTAAGAAGTTTTTTAAAACCATCGCTTACCTGCCAATTTTGACACCATCACTGCTTCCAGCTCTGGCGCTCGTATACTTATTCGGTAAACAGGGTTACGCAAACTCGCTCCTTTTTGGTCACTCAATATATGGGCCAATCGGGATTGTTTTGGGCTTGACATTTTGGGGGTTTCCGCACGCATTAATGCTAATAACTACCGGTTTACGGAACATTGATGCGCGTATGTATGAATCTGCACAAGTACTTCGAATCGGAAAAATCAAGACGTTCTTTTTAGTTACAGTTGCCAACTCCAAATATGGTTTGATCTCCGCAGCTATTGTAATTTTTACTCTGGTGATTTGCGATTTCGGCGTCGCTAAGATCATCGGTGGCTCGTTTAATGTATTAGCAACCGATATTTATAAACAAGTAGTCGGCCAGCAAAACTTTTCGATGGGGGCGGTAACCAGCGCGGTGCTTCTTCTGCCTGCGGTAGTGTCATTTGCTATCGATCAGCGTATCAGAAGTAAACAACAGCAAATGATTTCAACCAACTCGGTCCCCTATCAACCTCAACCCAACAAGCTACGTGATACGCTAGCACTCATTGTTTGTTCAATTATAGCTATCGCTATCCTTACCGTTTTAGGAACAGCAATATACGCTTCTTTTGTCTCTTTCTGGCCTTACAACAAAGAGCTCACATTCACTCACTACGACTTTGAAATGAACTCAGCTTACGGTTGGGCACCTTTTGTCAACTCACTGAAGCTCTCTTTCTGGGTTGCAATCATCGGTACTATTTTAACTTTCGTAGCCGCTTATAATATCGAGAAAGTTAAGACTTTCCCTCTATTAAGTAAGCTCATCCACCTAACAGCAATGCTACCGATGGCAGTACCGGGAATGGCATTAGGTTTAGGTTATATATTCTTCTTCAATCAAGGACCGAACAGCCCATTACAGTTGATGTATGGCACTATGGCTATCTTGGTACTCAATACAGTTACACACTTGTATACCGTAGGTCACTTAACCTCATTAACCGCACTGAAACAGTTGCCGAATGAGATTGAGTCTGTAGCAAAATCTCTAAAAATCGGCACGCTCAAAACTTTCTTCAAGATTACGGTTCCGGTGTGTACACCTGCACTGCTGGATATATTTATTTATCTTTTCATGAATGCAATGACGACAACCTCAGCCGTCGTCTTCTTATACTCTCCAGATACGATTGTCGCGAGTATTTCGGTATTGAACATGGCTGATACAGGACAAACTGCGTCAGCGTCAGCAATGGCTGTGATGATAATGCTCGTTGCCGGTGTGGTTAAATTGCTGCATCTAGTCGCTGAAAAGTACCTGCTAAATAAAACACAGCAATGGCGTATTGGACGATGA
- a CDS encoding putative 2-aminoethylphosphonate ABC transporter ATP-binding protein, protein MSQQYLTVESIYKQFGDFNALSDISLSVNKGEFICFLGPSGCGKTTLLRTIAGLETQTSGRIFQDGEDISHLPTEKRDFGIVFQSYALFPNLTVADNITFALRERGMDKAQSEVLMNEWLTNIGLQGSNNKYPSQLSGGQQQRVALARALVLSPGLLLLDEPLSALDAKVRTHLRVEIRKLQKELGITTIMVTHDQEEALSMADRIVVMNQSKIEQIGTPTEIYRHPASEFVARFVGNINFIDQSHPLHHHFNQKQPISSQRYNYAIRPEDIHIELNAKDSICADIVDKEFMGASMRLICDIGNGRTIEVDSPNHLSDTLLKSNCSQVGLRIDPALAHQFVQPGA, encoded by the coding sequence ATGTCCCAACAATATTTAACCGTCGAAAGCATCTACAAACAATTCGGCGATTTCAACGCACTCTCAGATATCAGTCTCTCAGTGAACAAGGGGGAATTCATCTGCTTTCTTGGACCTTCCGGCTGTGGCAAAACTACGTTACTTCGCACAATCGCAGGGCTTGAGACTCAAACCTCAGGGCGAATTTTTCAAGACGGAGAAGATATTTCTCACTTACCAACCGAAAAGCGTGATTTCGGTATTGTGTTTCAATCTTACGCACTGTTCCCTAACCTAACGGTTGCGGACAATATTACCTTTGCCCTCCGTGAACGCGGTATGGACAAAGCTCAGTCCGAAGTCTTGATGAATGAGTGGTTAACGAATATCGGGCTACAAGGCTCCAATAACAAGTACCCTTCACAACTGTCCGGAGGCCAGCAACAGCGGGTCGCCCTTGCGCGAGCCCTTGTTCTTTCGCCTGGATTGCTGCTTCTTGATGAACCACTTTCTGCGTTGGATGCAAAAGTCCGCACTCATTTAAGAGTTGAAATTCGCAAGTTACAAAAAGAGCTTGGTATCACCACCATTATGGTCACACACGATCAAGAGGAAGCTCTCTCTATGGCGGATCGCATTGTTGTGATGAACCAGAGCAAAATTGAACAAATTGGCACACCGACAGAAATTTACCGCCATCCTGCGAGTGAGTTCGTGGCACGATTTGTCGGCAACATTAACTTCATTGACCAGAGCCATCCACTGCACCATCACTTTAACCAAAAGCAACCAATCAGCAGTCAACGCTACAACTATGCCATTCGTCCAGAAGACATCCACATTGAGTTGAATGCGAAAGACTCAATTTGTGCAGACATCGTAGACAAAGAGTTTATGGGAGCATCAATGCGTCTAATTTGTGACATCGGCAATGGACGAACAATAGAAGTTGACTCACCCAACCATCTATCTGACACCCTGTTGAAATCAAATTGCTCGCAGGTTGGGTTGAGAATCGACCCAGCGCTTGCTCACCAATTTGTGCAGCCAGGAGCGTAA
- a CDS encoding LysR family transcriptional regulator, with amino-acid sequence MKKNRRIPPLNALKAFEATARHQSITRAAEELCVTQAAVSQQVKQLEEYLEAKLLVRKGRKITLTDEGRMYLPVLNTTFDALANQTHELFGNKNTTILQIRSTYSFAQNWLCPRLGDFIRQYPNIKVRIIPSNTPIPEESENEPDIEILNGYGNWLDKQVEQITEDEWIVVGSKELLTHYPMPAPIYHFESYPRITTLGYREGWKEWFELSDFGTSFKPAILEASSSCLAIQMAESGAGFLLVKRVLVQNSLDAGKLSIVHPMIMSSQSHHYMLTRAESSNQLAVKLFRKWLFSALTASSCCPQYEEPTQPLCKTPEAG; translated from the coding sequence GTGAAGAAGAACAGAAGAATACCGCCTTTAAACGCTTTAAAGGCTTTTGAAGCGACAGCACGGCATCAAAGTATTACGCGTGCGGCAGAAGAGTTATGTGTCACTCAAGCAGCAGTAAGCCAGCAGGTAAAACAGTTAGAAGAGTATCTGGAAGCGAAACTTTTAGTAAGGAAAGGACGAAAAATCACTCTTACTGATGAAGGACGCATGTACCTGCCTGTACTAAACACAACGTTTGATGCGCTCGCAAACCAGACTCACGAATTATTTGGCAACAAAAACACCACCATTTTGCAAATTCGCAGTACATACAGTTTTGCACAAAATTGGTTATGTCCACGTTTGGGCGACTTCATCCGTCAATACCCCAATATCAAAGTCCGCATCATTCCCTCAAATACTCCCATTCCAGAAGAAAGTGAAAATGAGCCCGATATTGAAATACTCAACGGATATGGAAATTGGCTGGATAAACAAGTTGAACAGATCACTGAAGATGAGTGGATAGTTGTTGGCAGCAAAGAGTTGCTAACCCATTACCCTATGCCAGCCCCGATATACCATTTCGAAAGCTACCCGAGAATCACCACTCTGGGTTACAGAGAGGGATGGAAAGAGTGGTTTGAATTATCTGACTTCGGAACCAGCTTCAAGCCTGCAATACTTGAAGCTTCCAGCTCTTGTCTGGCGATTCAGATGGCAGAATCTGGCGCAGGCTTCTTACTTGTAAAAAGAGTGCTGGTACAGAACTCTCTCGACGCAGGAAAACTGAGTATTGTTCACCCTATGATCATGTCCAGCCAAAGTCACCATTACATGTTAACCCGCGCAGAAAGCAGTAACCAACTTGCGGTAAAGCTGTTTCGAAAATGGTTATTCTCCGCATTAACGGCTTCATCGTGCTGCCCACAATATGAAGAGCCAACCCAGCCCCTATGTAAAACACCAGAAGCTGGATAA
- the phnG gene encoding phosphonate C-P lyase system protein PhnG: MQIRQNISHEERQQWMKELSLAPFDQLSKLWEAFSDKPSYKYLRATESGLVQVRGKLGNTGDRFNMGDMTMTRASVALENGLNGFAYVQGRNKQHADIGAVIDALMQSDLAPTVNELILSPLNQARIERRRTETEQTLKTKVDFFTLVRGEDE; the protein is encoded by the coding sequence ATGCAAATCCGTCAGAACATAAGTCACGAAGAACGTCAGCAGTGGATGAAAGAATTATCCCTTGCTCCGTTCGACCAACTATCAAAACTTTGGGAAGCCTTTTCAGATAAGCCTTCCTATAAATATCTGAGAGCAACTGAAAGTGGCTTAGTTCAGGTGCGCGGCAAGCTGGGTAATACAGGTGACCGTTTTAACATGGGTGACATGACGATGACTCGCGCGTCTGTTGCTTTAGAAAATGGACTTAATGGATTCGCGTATGTTCAGGGACGCAATAAGCAGCATGCCGATATTGGTGCGGTGATTGATGCATTAATGCAAAGTGATTTAGCTCCAACAGTTAATGAATTAATTCTAAGTCCATTAAATCAAGCACGAATTGAGCGTCGCCGTACTGAGACAGAACAGACACTTAAAACGAAAGTGGACTTCTTCACTCTGGTTCGTGGGGAGGACGAATAA
- the phnH gene encoding phosphonate C-P lyase system protein PhnH: protein MSTSTLISGFENPVLDSLSNFRRLSDVIARPGRVAELPKLIGPQGIYKTSFSFLLTLLDTKSSLYLSDEYRVDSVTKNIAFHCNCSCDVNANKADFALVNGANPIDLNQFNTGTARDPHQSTSLVIEVDAIAASAEESFETKLLLSGPGIQSEQTVSLKGLHTSFVDYLSHRTHAFPTGLDMFFMTDDKVMAIPRTTHVKVAGA from the coding sequence ATGTCGACAAGTACATTAATTTCCGGTTTTGAAAATCCTGTATTAGACAGTCTGAGTAACTTTCGTCGGCTTTCGGATGTGATTGCGCGTCCGGGCAGGGTCGCTGAGTTACCGAAACTGATTGGTCCACAAGGCATATACAAAACAAGTTTCAGTTTTTTGCTGACTTTATTAGATACCAAATCATCGCTTTATCTGAGTGATGAGTACCGCGTTGATTCAGTGACTAAAAACATCGCGTTTCACTGTAACTGCTCATGTGACGTTAACGCCAATAAGGCAGATTTTGCATTGGTTAACGGTGCGAATCCAATCGACCTAAATCAGTTCAATACGGGTACCGCTCGTGACCCGCACCAAAGCACTTCTTTGGTCATCGAAGTAGATGCCATCGCTGCAAGTGCAGAAGAGAGTTTCGAAACCAAACTCTTACTGTCAGGTCCGGGTATTCAGAGTGAACAGACGGTGTCACTTAAAGGTCTGCATACCAGCTTTGTTGATTATCTAAGTCATCGTACACACGCATTCCCAACAGGTTTGGATATGTTCTTTATGACTGACGACAAAGTGATGGCCATTCCACGAACTACTCACGTAAAAGTTGCGGGGGCATAA
- a CDS encoding carbon-phosphorus lyase complex subunit PhnI produces MYVAVKGGENAINAAHQLLETKRRGDTSVTELTVEQIQQQMPLAVDRIMNEGGIYDRELAALALKQASGDMIEAIFLLRAFRTTLPRFGSALAVDTQQMQIERRVSATFKDLPGGQILGPTYDYTHRLLDFSLLAGCPENAEKIKQQSETVELKPATPDSLQCANAFDWIAKAGLLVEEEDSGAEPFDLTESPLEFPASRSTRMQNLIRGDEGFLIGIAYSVIRGYGDSHPFCGEMRTGLSEISFVPEELGFEVCIGEIQLTECQMINGYSSSQKEPKFTRGYGLTFGRAETKALAVALVDRSLQAKDYGEEASSPAQNEEFILYHSDIIDAVGFVSHFRLPHYVDFQSELHMLREMHAKQSVKKEQ; encoded by the coding sequence ATGTATGTAGCAGTAAAAGGCGGCGAAAATGCCATTAATGCCGCGCATCAATTATTGGAAACCAAGCGCCGTGGCGATACATCCGTTACAGAGCTGACAGTAGAGCAGATACAGCAACAGATGCCTCTGGCGGTTGACCGTATTATGAATGAAGGTGGCATTTACGACCGTGAATTAGCGGCTCTGGCATTAAAGCAAGCCAGTGGCGATATGATTGAAGCTATCTTCCTGCTTCGAGCTTTTCGTACTACATTGCCACGTTTTGGCTCTGCGCTTGCTGTGGATACGCAGCAGATGCAAATTGAACGCCGCGTGTCTGCAACCTTTAAAGATCTTCCTGGTGGTCAGATCCTTGGCCCAACCTACGATTATACTCACCGTTTACTGGATTTTTCGCTATTAGCCGGTTGCCCTGAGAACGCAGAAAAGATTAAGCAGCAAAGTGAAACTGTTGAATTAAAACCAGCAACGCCAGACTCACTGCAATGTGCCAACGCATTCGACTGGATTGCAAAAGCGGGCTTATTGGTTGAAGAAGAAGATTCCGGTGCTGAACCGTTTGATTTGACCGAATCCCCCTTGGAATTCCCAGCTTCTCGTAGCACACGTATGCAAAACCTGATCCGTGGTGATGAAGGCTTTCTTATTGGCATCGCTTACTCAGTGATCCGTGGTTACGGTGATTCACACCCGTTCTGTGGCGAAATGCGTACTGGTCTCAGCGAAATCAGTTTTGTACCCGAAGAGCTGGGCTTTGAAGTTTGTATTGGTGAAATTCAATTAACTGAATGTCAGATGATTAACGGTTATTCATCATCACAAAAAGAGCCGAAATTTACCCGAGGTTACGGTCTGACATTTGGTCGAGCAGAGACCAAAGCGTTAGCGGTCGCACTGGTTGATCGTTCTCTCCAAGCGAAAGACTACGGTGAAGAGGCCTCATCACCCGCACAGAACGAAGAGTTCATTCTTTATCACAGTGACATTATCGATGCGGTTGGTTTCGTTTCTCATTTTAGATTGCCGCATTACGTCGACTTCCAGTCAGAACTCCACATGCTACGCGAAATGCATGCCAAGCAGTCGGTTAAAAAGGAACAATAA
- a CDS encoding alpha-D-ribose 1-methylphosphonate 5-phosphate C-P-lyase PhnJ, with protein MNDTYNYGYLDESTKRMIRRSILKAIAIPGYQVPFGGREMPMPYGWGTGGIQLTATLISPDDTLKVIDQGADDTTNAVSIRQFFRKVADAKTTEVTTDATIIQTRHRIPETPLTENQIMVYQVPIPEPMRFIEPSEVETKTMHALEEYGVMRVKLYEDIARFGQIATSYDYPVIVNDRYLTNPSPIPKFDNPKMHMNPALQLFGAGREKRIHAIPPYTKVESLDFDDHPFEIQQWEESCAICGSHDSFLDEVVIDEEGNRTFICSDTDYCRQNLEKQGKENVDFVAFQKQQSGAE; from the coding sequence ATGAACGACACTTATAACTACGGCTATTTGGATGAGTCGACTAAGCGAATGATCCGTCGCTCGATTTTAAAAGCCATTGCGATTCCTGGTTACCAAGTCCCATTTGGTGGGCGCGAAATGCCGATGCCATATGGCTGGGGTACTGGTGGTATACAGCTTACTGCAACGTTGATTAGCCCGGACGACACACTAAAAGTGATTGACCAGGGTGCGGATGATACAACCAACGCCGTTAGTATTCGTCAGTTTTTTCGCAAAGTCGCAGATGCGAAAACGACCGAAGTCACAACTGATGCAACCATCATTCAGACGCGGCACCGTATCCCGGAAACGCCGTTAACTGAAAATCAGATCATGGTTTATCAGGTACCAATTCCTGAGCCAATGCGCTTTATCGAGCCTAGCGAAGTGGAAACAAAGACCATGCATGCGCTGGAGGAGTACGGTGTGATGCGAGTGAAGCTATATGAAGATATTGCCCGATTTGGACAAATCGCGACGAGTTATGACTATCCAGTAATAGTGAATGATCGTTACTTAACTAACCCGTCTCCAATTCCAAAATTTGATAACCCGAAAATGCACATGAATCCTGCGCTGCAATTGTTTGGCGCTGGTCGTGAAAAACGTATTCATGCCATTCCTCCTTACACTAAGGTTGAGAGTTTGGACTTTGATGACCATCCGTTTGAAATTCAGCAATGGGAAGAGTCGTGCGCGATTTGTGGTTCACACGATAGTTTCCTTGATGAAGTTGTAATCGACGAAGAGGGCAATCGCACCTTTATCTGTTCAGATACCGACTACTGCCGTCAAAACCTTGAGAAACAAGGTAAAGAAAATGTCGATTTTGTGGCATTTCAGAAACAACAATCAGGAGCTGAATAA